Genomic segment of Sphingopyxis lindanitolerans:
ATTCACCTCTGGATTCTCAACTCACGGCATGGCGGCGGCACGCGCCCAACCACACACGTCAGTCATTTCGATAATAGTCGCGATACCATTCAACGAATTTGGCAACGCCCTCTTCTATATCGGTTTCGGGCCGATATCCGGTCAGCGACTGGAGCAAAGCGCTGTCCGCCCAAGTTGCGGGCACATCGCCTTTTTGCATCTCCATCATATGCCGCTTCGCCGGAATCCCGACCGCCTTTTCGATCGCTTCGACAAAATCGAGCAATTTGACCTTCTGCCCGTTGCCGATATTGACGATCCGGAACGGTGCGACGCGCGAGAGGCTGTCCCCCGCCGCGGGCCTATGCGACGGACGCTCGGGCACCGCGTCGATCAGCAGGCGAATGCCGCGGACCAAATCGTCCACATAGGTAAAGTCGCGGTACATCTCGCCCTGATTGTAAATGTCGATCGGGCGGCCGCCGAAAATCGCGTCAACGAACTTGTAGAGCGCCATATCGGGGCGTCCCCACGGGCCATAGACGGTGAAAAAGCGGAACATGGTGGTCGGCAGGCTCCAGAGGTGCGCATAGCTGTGCGCCATGCTCTCATTGGCCTTCTTGGTCGCCGCGTAGATGGTGAGCTGCGCGTCCGCCTTTTCCGTCTCGATGAACGGCATCTCCTCATTGGCGCCGTAGACCGAGGAAGTGGAGGCCATCAGCAGGTGCGCCACCTCCAACCGTCGCGCCGCTTCCATCACGTTGAAACTGCCCACGATATTGCTGTCGATATAGGCGCGCGGATTTTCGAGGCTGTAGCGCACGCCCGCCTGGGCGGCGAGGTGGACGATGACGTCCGGCCGGAAATCGTCGGCCACGCGGTCGAACAGCGCCTGATCCTCCAGCATTCCCTCGATGGCGGTGAAGTCCGCCGCCTGGAGCAGCATGGCGTGCCGGCGCTGCTTGAGCCGCACGTCATAATAATCGGTCATCCCGTCATAGCCGCAAACGCGGAACCCCTCGGCAAGCAGCAGCTTCGCAAGATGAAAGCCGATAAAGCCGGCGGTGCCCGTGATCAGAACCCGGCGCGCAGGCGAAGAAGATATAGGGGTCACAGCCATTATTCTTTCAAAGTCCGTCCGAAACCGCCGGGAAGACCTAATCGATGCGCCTGAGGTTCAGGCGGCGGAATTGCGCATCGATCCCCGCCGACATGTCCGGGACATTCACGTTGACCGAAAGCCAGTACCAACGACAGGTATCGCTCGCGATGGTCAGGCTGGCGCGCTGATGCCCGACGCCAAGATTGATGACCTGCGCGGTATCGGGGTTGCTGCCCGTCTCCGCGCAAGCGACGCGCGCCGTCAGCACATTTTTTTCGAGAGCCGCGTCCCCGACAATATCCCATTCCATCTCATAGGCGCCGGGTGCAAGCTCGACCAGCCGACGGGCGGCATAGCCGCGCGCACCGGCAATCGCGGAAATCGCCAACAGCTTGTGCTCCGGGTCGATCGTCGCGCCCAGATTGCCCGATGACGCCAAGGCCCAGTCGATCGGCGGCAGCGCGGACGGCCTTGAGAAATCCCCGTTGAAGACGGCCCCCTCGGCTAGCCGCGACGAAGGCGTCCGATCCAGGGCGGCAACCATCTGCTGCAAGGCATCGAAATGCCCATAGTCGGCCAGGCGTCGGGCAAGGATGCGGTCGGCGTCACTGATTTCGGTCTGCCGCCAAGGCGCCCCGGCGACGAGAACGCGCAGCTTGGCCGCATTTTCCAAGCTTGCGGGCACGGACACCACGGCGTTCCAGTAGCGATCCGACCAACTCGGCTTCGGCCCGATGAACGGCGCGAGCGTCGTGGCGGCTCCAGGCCTTGCGGTCGCCTGGGCCATCGCCTTGAGATAGAGTGACCGCAAACTTTCGTTGGTCAGAATGGCGCGCGACATCCACAAAAAGAACGAGGGTTCGTCACCGCGCAGCGCCGCGGCCTCTATCGAAGCCGAAGTGATCAGCGAACTCCGGCGCGTAAGCTTGCCGCCGAGATCGAGCAGAGCCTGCCTCCTGGCGCCTTCGGCTCGGTCCATCGACGCGATCAATATCCCCAGCGCCGCGGAGGACAAGGGCTCGCTCCGGTAAGCGACCGAAGCCAGTTTGCGCTCGCGCGGGGAAATGACGGCCTTCACATCCTGCTTTTGCCGCGCGGCATAGGAAGCAAAGGCCAGATTGGCCTTCGCCTGCCCCATTGGGCCGACGCCGATGATGACCGACCTGCTCGGATATTTGACCTGGCTGGCGATCACCGCGCTCGATGCACCGACCAGCACAGTCAGAACGCCCGCCGTCAGCCAAAGCAATATTCGCGCGACAATCACCGCTTCACCAAATTCTCATGTCGACCAGACCAGGTCATTCGTCGTCGCTTTTTTCGGCACCATAGCTGAAGCCATAGCCATAGCCGTAGCCGTAGCCATAGACCTGATTCCGGGCACCCACCTTGGTGACGATCGCGCCGAACAGCTTTGCTCCCGACATCCGCAGCCGGTTCAATGCCGTCGCGATCGCGCGGTTCTTGGTCGCATTGGCCTCGATCGTGAACAGCACGCCTTCGACCCGGCGCGCGATCAGCGGCGCATCGGCAAGGCCCAGCAGCGGCGGCGAGTCGATGAGAACATGGTCATAGCGCTCAAGCAACTTGGCAATCAGTGTGCCGAGCCTTTCGCTACCCAGCAGTTCCGCGGCGTTGGGCGGCATCTTGCCCGCGGTGATGATCGAGAAACCGAATTTGGGCAGTTCGGAGATCATCCCGTTCAGATCTTCGTCACCCGAAAGATAATGGCTGAGGCCGCGCTGGTTTGGGATGTCGAGATAGCGATTGAGCGACGGGTTCCGCACGTCGGCATCGACGAGGATAACCGACTTTCCGGTCGCGGCGAGCACCGTCGCAAGACAAAGCGACGAATTGCTCTTGCCTTCCTTCGGCCGCGAGGAGGTGAGCATGATCGCGCGCGGCGCGCCATGTTCGGTGAGGAAGGTCAGGTTCGTCATCATCGAAAAATAGGCTTCGTAAATCGCCGATTTCTTGTCGGTGATGGCGTCCGCGACCGGCCTGTTGAGCACTTCGGGAATCGCACCGAGCAACGGCAATCCGAAGCGCGGCAGGACATCCTGCGGATCGCGCACCGAACTGTCCATCTTTTCGAGCAGGAACACCAGGCCGGCGGCCAAGGCCATGCCCGCGAGAAGCGCGACGGCCAGATTGATCAGCAGGCTCGGGCTCGACGGGCGTTCCGCGGGCTTTGCGCGATCGACAAGCGATACATTGTTCGTTCCCACGCCCGCAACGCCGATTTCCTTGTAGCGCTGAAGCAGCCCTTCATAAAGCTGGCGATTGGAATCCACCTCGCGTTGCAGGATCGCCATCTCGATCGATTCGCGCTGCTGATTGTTATAGCGATTGGTCAGCCCATTAAGCTCGGCCTCCAGATCGCGCTCGCGCTTCAATGCGGCGTTATAGGCTTCGCGATTCCCTTGCGACGAGCGACCCACTTCGTCGCGGAGGCTCTTGTCGAGATTCGCGATTTCCGATCGCAGCGCCACAACGGTCGGATAATCGTCGGCAAAGGTCGTGCGCATCTGCGCGAGCTCAGCCTCGGCCACTGCGCGCTTCTGACGCAGCGCGCTGATTGTCGGGGCGTTGACCTGCGCGACCCCCGTCATCGTATTGGGCAGCTCCGCTTCGGCGGAGATACGGGCTTCACGCGCCTTCGCCAGCGCCTCACTGATCTGGAGGATATCCGCTCCCACCAGCGTCTGCGTCCTCGTCCTGCCATTGCTGTCCGTTTCGGATGCGACGGTGACGATGCCCTTGGAAACGGAATAGTTGATCAGCGAACGCTCGGACGTTTCCAGATTTTGCCGCAGCGTTTCAAGTCGCGCCTCAAGATATTTGCGCGCGTCGGACGTTGCCGCAAACCGACGGTCGATCGTGGCCTGGACGAATTGGGTCACCCATAAATCGGCCAGTCTTGCAGATAATTTCGGGGAAGGCGTCGAAAAGCTGATATCGATAAGGCTTGAGGTCCGCACCGGCGAAACTTCGAGTTGATCGAGCAGGATATCGACGGCTTTGTCCGTCAAACTACGCCGCTCGGCACTCGTCATTCCCGCATCCGAAACCTCGAGATCGAACGCTGCGATGAAATCCTTGTCCGTGGTCAGGCTTCCCGCCCGAACGACCCGTTCAGCGAGCGATTCCGATTTAAGCAACGAATATTGCGTGTTGTAGAAGGCAATCTCGTTGACCACCCCACGGTCGCGCTGTTGGTCAACCGACGTATCGATCGGCGAATCGGGCAAGACTTCAATCCGCGCGGTCGAGGTATATTCGGGGGTCGCGAGGAACGTCGCGAGCAGGCCGAGCAGCAGCGCGCCGACGATCGCCGACATCACCCAATTGCGATGGTTCAAGATCGCCGACAATATGCGCTCGATTTCGGGAAGCGATGTGGAATATCCCCCTTCGCCATCTTCTCCGTAGGGCGACAGCATAGGGTCGGCAGGCACGATAGGTCCGCGGACAATCTCGTTCATTTTGCGGGCCATCCCTATCAAAATTCTCTGGAGAGGAGGATCAGCGGCGACAGCAGTGCCGGTGTTGCCGCAAGAATATCCTTGAACATGCGGCGCTGCGGCGAATCGCCGACGACGACCACGTCGTTGGGGAATATCTCCGGATCAGCATAATTACCGCGGCGGATGGCCCCCAGATTATAAATACCGACATATTGCTTCGTTCCGACATTCCGGAACACCACCACATCGTCGAGCTTTGCAAATTCGGTGAGGCCACCCGCAAGCGCGACCGCGCGCATCAGCGTCATGCGGCCCGCAACCGGATAGGCGCCCGACCGCTTGACCTCGCCATCGACCGACACCGCCATGGACTGGAAAGCCAGCGCGCTCGCGCTGGTGGGCGCCTTGAAATTCACCGTGACCTGGGGATCACGGATATATTTTCCGGCAAGCTGCGACCGAATCTGATCGGCCAGCGCCAAGGGAGTCTTGCCGGCCGCCGCCACGGTCCCGATGAGCGGAAACGAGAAATTCCCTTCCCCATCCGTCATGATGTCGCGCTGCAGGTCCGGCACGCCAAACACCTCGATGCGCAATTCCGTGAACGGACCGACAAACGCCAATCGGGTCGAGCGGATCACATCCGACGCTTCGGGCGGCGGCAGGATCGACAGGGCGGTGACCGGCGTCCCAGGCATGCTGGCGACCGGAGGCGCACTTTTCGCGCATCCCGCAAGGAGCGCGGCCGTAGCGGCACACAAGAGAATATTTTTCATAGGAAAACTGTCAAACCCCGTAATCGACGGCGGAGAAGGCTATAATGGATCGGCTTTTGCTCGCAAGCCTATTCCCGCCGGGCCGTGGCGGGCGTGGGACATACGAAAAGCACCAGAAGCATGATCGCCATCACCTGTAGCGAGGGCGTGCGCAGCGGATAATCGACCGCGCTGGCTGCCGCGAGCAAGCCCACCACCGCCAGCACCGGCAATCGATAGTCACCGCGATGCCCCTTGATGAGCCGCGTGAAACCGGCGCGGGCGGCGGCGCGGCCGAACCATATCAACGCGGCCGCGACGATCAGCGCGAACGGTAAGCCTCCGGTAATAAGGGCTTCCACCCAATCATTATGCGCGTGGTTGAAATAGGTGGGCTGCAGCAAGGCATCGGCCTCGAATATCCTGTACACGCTCGGGAAAGAGCCGAATCCCGCGCCGGCAACCCAATAGGTTTCGGCCATCTGCTGGACGCTGGGCCAGGCAAGAACCCGAAGATCCTCCGCGACCCGGTTGTCCGCGACCCGGCTCAGCGACGTCGCGCGGCCAGCCAGGAAAAGGATGGTCGCCAGAAGCGCAGCGATCAGCACCGGCGGTGTGTAGACGAGCCACTGCGCGCCCTTCCCGGCCGCCGCCGCACGATGCCGCGTGACCGCGGGCCGACCGCGCCATGCCGGCAGGATCATGGCATAACCGATTGCGAACGCTACCCCCCCTGCAACCAGCCCCGCCCGCGAGCCGATCAGCATCGTCATCGTGGTGCACAGAATGGCCGCAGCCGCATAGCCAAGCTGAATCATCGGGTTTTGCTGCCGCCGCATCAGTTCGTCGCGCAGGAGCGTCGCGGCAAAAACGACGGCACAGGCCTGAAAAACAGCGTGATGGTTGCGGTTGGCGAACAGGCCGACCATCGCACCATTGTTGGTGATCCGGTAAAGATAGGCGGGGCTTCCACCGCCCGAAACGATCTGGAGCAGCCCGAGCAGGCCGCTCACGACGGCGATGATCACCAATGCCTGCATCACCCGCGCCATGTCTTCGGCGCCGAGGCGGCCGGCGACCAGGAGCGCCGCCAAAGGCACGGTCATCGCGAGGAGACTGTTCCACGTATCGGAGGGCGTCAACGAAATCGGCCGCCAAAGGTCCGGCTGCCCAAGGAGCCGATCGATCGCGACGATCAACTCGCGGCCAGGCAGGGCGTGCCAGATCGAGGGTGCCAGGGGAATAAGTTGGACGGCGATCCATAGAGTCAGGGCGAGCAGGATCGCCAGCGGCGCGCGGATACGACGCCAGTCCTCCCGCGCCATGCCGGTGATCGCCCAACAGGCGAACAACACCGATACCCCGCGCAGGACCGGCAGCGAAGCTATGTCGCTCCGCGATCCGCCGCCGGTCAGGAACACGAACAGCAGAAACAGGAGGGGCGCCCAGCTCCGCATATCGGGCGGGCCAAAGCCCTTCGGGCGTGTGGCCCTCGTCGTTCTTCTGCTCATTTTTCCACTATTCTGGCATCGGATGTACGGGGAACGGGGCCACAGCCCGCTATCCGCGCGGGCGAATAGACCGGCCCGTGGGGAACTGGCAAGGTTCGGCTGACCGCCGCCGCGTCAGGCCGCATCCGCCCTCGCCTCATTCTCGTCGTTCTCGCGCGCAAAAAGGAACCAGCGATGGTTCGCTTCCAGTCCCATTCCTGCCAGAATGCCGCTACGGAACGCGCCGACGTCGATGCCGATACGATTGGCCTGCTCGTCGGGTTCGTTGGTGATGCTGTGCCCATGGACGATGATCTTGCCATGGTCGCCCAGATCGTCGAGAAATTCGTCGCGGATCCAGCGCAGGTCGGAAAGCGCCTGCTTTTCGAGTGGGACGCCGGGACGCACGCCGGCATGGACGAAGGCATAGTCGCCGATCTCGACCAGATCCTCGCCGCCGCCGAGGAAATCGACGTGGCTCGTCGGCACCAGCGCGGGCAACCGCTCGGCGACTTCCTCGAAACTCACCTTTTCGAAATCCTCATCATCGCCCCAATAGCTGCGGATCGTGGCGTCGCCGCCGATCCGCATGAAATAGCGGACGCGGCGCACGTCACCCGTCAACGCCGCGAGAAAACATTCCTCATGATTACCGATCAGCAGGCGGGTGTCGGGAAATTCGTCGCGGAGATGCATAGCGCGCTCTACGACCTGCGCCGATTCCGGGCCGCGATCGACAAGGTCCCCCAGCAGCA
This window contains:
- a CDS encoding SDR family NAD(P)-dependent oxidoreductase produces the protein MAVTPISSSPARRVLITGTAGFIGFHLAKLLLAEGFRVCGYDGMTDYYDVRLKQRRHAMLLQAADFTAIEGMLEDQALFDRVADDFRPDVIVHLAAQAGVRYSLENPRAYIDSNIVGSFNVMEAARRLEVAHLLMASTSSVYGANEEMPFIETEKADAQLTIYAATKKANESMAHSYAHLWSLPTTMFRFFTVYGPWGRPDMALYKFVDAIFGGRPIDIYNQGEMYRDFTYVDDLVRGIRLLIDAVPERPSHRPAAGDSLSRVAPFRIVNIGNGQKVKLLDFVEAIEKAVGIPAKRHMMEMQKGDVPATWADSALLQSLTGYRPETDIEEGVAKFVEWYRDYYRND
- a CDS encoding GumC family protein → MNEIVRGPIVPADPMLSPYGEDGEGGYSTSLPEIERILSAILNHRNWVMSAIVGALLLGLLATFLATPEYTSTARIEVLPDSPIDTSVDQQRDRGVVNEIAFYNTQYSLLKSESLAERVVRAGSLTTDKDFIAAFDLEVSDAGMTSAERRSLTDKAVDILLDQLEVSPVRTSSLIDISFSTPSPKLSARLADLWVTQFVQATIDRRFAATSDARKYLEARLETLRQNLETSERSLINYSVSKGIVTVASETDSNGRTRTQTLVGADILQISEALAKAREARISAEAELPNTMTGVAQVNAPTISALRQKRAVAEAELAQMRTTFADDYPTVVALRSEIANLDKSLRDEVGRSSQGNREAYNAALKRERDLEAELNGLTNRYNNQQRESIEMAILQREVDSNRQLYEGLLQRYKEIGVAGVGTNNVSLVDRAKPAERPSSPSLLINLAVALLAGMALAAGLVFLLEKMDSSVRDPQDVLPRFGLPLLGAIPEVLNRPVADAITDKKSAIYEAYFSMMTNLTFLTEHGAPRAIMLTSSRPKEGKSNSSLCLATVLAATGKSVILVDADVRNPSLNRYLDIPNQRGLSHYLSGDEDLNGMISELPKFGFSIITAGKMPPNAAELLGSERLGTLIAKLLERYDHVLIDSPPLLGLADAPLIARRVEGVLFTIEANATKNRAIATALNRLRMSGAKLFGAIVTKVGARNQVYGYGYGYGYGFSYGAEKSDDE
- a CDS encoding polysaccharide biosynthesis/export family protein; translated protein: MPGTPVTALSILPPPEASDVIRSTRLAFVGPFTELRIEVFGVPDLQRDIMTDGEGNFSFPLIGTVAAAGKTPLALADQIRSQLAGKYIRDPQVTVNFKAPTSASALAFQSMAVSVDGEVKRSGAYPVAGRMTLMRAVALAGGLTEFAKLDDVVVFRNVGTKQYVGIYNLGAIRRGNYADPEIFPNDVVVVGDSPQRRMFKDILAATPALLSPLILLSREF
- a CDS encoding O-antigen ligase family protein; its protein translation is MAREDWRRIRAPLAILLALTLWIAVQLIPLAPSIWHALPGRELIVAIDRLLGQPDLWRPISLTPSDTWNSLLAMTVPLAALLVAGRLGAEDMARVMQALVIIAVVSGLLGLLQIVSGGGSPAYLYRITNNGAMVGLFANRNHHAVFQACAVVFAATLLRDELMRRQQNPMIQLGYAAAAILCTTMTMLIGSRAGLVAGGVAFAIGYAMILPAWRGRPAVTRHRAAAAGKGAQWLVYTPPVLIAALLATILFLAGRATSLSRVADNRVAEDLRVLAWPSVQQMAETYWVAGAGFGSFPSVYRIFEADALLQPTYFNHAHNDWVEALITGGLPFALIVAAALIWFGRAAARAGFTRLIKGHRGDYRLPVLAVVGLLAAASAVDYPLRTPSLQVMAIMLLVLFVCPTPATARRE
- a CDS encoding metallophosphoesterase — encoded protein: MFWKRRKNPAPSAPRGHEIPAGRRVYAIGDIHGRDDLFAEMIDLIRADHAAREAADLTLVLLGDLVDRGPESAQVVERAMHLRDEFPDTRLLIGNHEECFLAALTGDVRRVRYFMRIGGDATIRSYWGDDEDFEKVSFEEVAERLPALVPTSHVDFLGGGEDLVEIGDYAFVHAGVRPGVPLEKQALSDLRWIRDEFLDDLGDHGKIIVHGHSITNEPDEQANRIGIDVGAFRSGILAGMGLEANHRWFLFARENDENEARADAA